A DNA window from Chelativorans sp. AA-79 contains the following coding sequences:
- the secY gene encoding preprotein translocase subunit SecY: MASAAEQLASNLNFAAFAKAEDLKKRIWFTLGALLVYRLGTYIPMPGINPDAFAQAFQQQSGGVLGMFNMFAGGAVERMAILALGIMPYISASIIMQLLTSVVPSLEQLKKEGEQGRKVINQYTRYGTVLLATVQAYGIAIGLEGGQNIVADPGWFFRISAVITLVGGTMFLMWLGEQITARGIGNGISLIIFSGIVAGLPTAIGGTLELGRTGAMSTGLILAIIVLAIVVIGVIVFFERAQRRLLIQYPKRQVGNRMFQGDTSHLPLKLNTAGVIPPIFASSLLLLPATVAGFTDTTQLPGWAGTLLATLGHGQPLYMVLYAALIAFFAFFYTAIVFNPKDTADQLKKHSGFIPGYRPGERTAEYIDYVLTRITVVGAIYLVLVCLLPEFLISATGVPFYLGGTSLLIVVSVTLDTVSQVQGHLIAHQYEGLIKKSKLRGGKRGR; encoded by the coding sequence ATGGCATCGGCAGCCGAGCAACTTGCGTCGAACTTGAATTTTGCGGCCTTCGCCAAGGCCGAGGATCTGAAAAAGCGAATCTGGTTCACGCTCGGCGCGCTGCTCGTATATCGCCTCGGCACCTACATCCCGATGCCCGGCATCAATCCGGATGCTTTCGCGCAGGCCTTCCAGCAGCAGTCGGGCGGCGTGCTTGGCATGTTCAACATGTTTGCGGGCGGTGCCGTCGAGCGCATGGCGATCCTGGCGCTGGGCATCATGCCCTACATCTCCGCCTCCATCATCATGCAGCTCCTGACCTCGGTCGTGCCCTCGCTGGAGCAACTCAAGAAGGAAGGCGAGCAGGGTCGTAAGGTCATCAACCAGTACACGCGCTACGGCACGGTGCTCCTTGCGACGGTGCAGGCCTACGGCATCGCGATAGGTCTCGAGGGAGGCCAGAACATCGTGGCCGACCCGGGCTGGTTTTTTCGCATTTCCGCGGTCATCACCCTTGTCGGCGGGACAATGTTCCTGATGTGGCTCGGTGAGCAGATCACCGCGCGCGGCATCGGCAACGGCATTTCGCTGATCATCTTTTCAGGCATCGTGGCTGGCCTGCCGACGGCGATCGGCGGCACACTGGAGCTCGGCCGCACTGGCGCGATGTCCACGGGCCTGATCCTCGCCATCATCGTGCTGGCGATCGTGGTGATCGGCGTGATCGTCTTCTTCGAGCGTGCGCAGCGCCGGCTCCTGATCCAGTATCCGAAGCGCCAGGTGGGCAATCGGATGTTCCAGGGGGACACCTCGCACCTGCCGCTGAAGCTCAACACGGCTGGCGTCATCCCGCCGATCTTCGCCTCCTCGCTGCTTCTCCTACCTGCGACCGTGGCGGGCTTCACCGATACCACGCAGCTTCCCGGTTGGGCGGGCACCCTCCTTGCCACCCTCGGTCACGGCCAGCCGCTCTATATGGTGCTGTACGCTGCGCTGATCGCCTTCTTCGCTTTCTTCTACACGGCAATCGTCTTCAACCCGAAGGACACGGCCGATCAGTTGAAGAAGCATTCGGGCTTCATTCCCGGCTACCGGCCGGGCGAGCGGACGGCTGAATATATCGATTACGTGCTGACCCGCATCACCGTGGTCGGCGCCATCTATCTCGTCCTGGTGTGCCTGCTTCCGGAGTTTCTTATTTCGGCGACCGGCGTGCCTTTCTATCTCGGCGGTACGTCGCTCCTCATCGTCGTCAGCGTTACGCTGGACACGGTGTCGCAGGTCCAGGGGCACCTGATCGCGCATCAGTATGAGGGGCTGATCAAGAAGTCGAAGCTGCGTGGGGGGAAGAGGGGACGATGA
- the rpsM gene encoding 30S ribosomal protein S13, with the protein MARIAGVNIPTNKRVVIALQYIHGIGSKLARDIVAKVGIPDDRRVHQLTDAEVLAIRETIDRDYRVEGDLRREVSMNIKRLMDLGCYRGLRHRRSLPVRGQRTHTNARTRKGPAKPIAGKKK; encoded by the coding sequence ATGGCCCGTATCGCTGGCGTCAATATTCCGACCAACAAGCGCGTCGTGATTGCGCTTCAATATATCCACGGCATCGGGTCGAAGCTCGCCCGAGACATCGTCGCGAAGGTGGGCATCCCGGACGACCGCCGCGTACATCAGTTGACCGACGCCGAAGTGCTGGCGATCCGCGAGACGATCGACCGCGATTACCGGGTCGAGGGTGACCTGCGCCGCGAGGTCTCGATGAACATCAAGCGCCTGATGGATCTCGGCTGCTACCGCGGCCTGCGCCATCGCCGCTCGCTGCCGGTGCGCGGTCAGCGCACGCACACCAATGCGCGCACCCGCAAGGGGCCCGCAAAGCCGATCGCAGGGAAGAAAAAGTAA
- the rpmD gene encoding 50S ribosomal protein L30: MAEKKKGKAITIEQIASPIRRPKEQRATLIGLGLNKLRRRSTLEDTPSVRGMIATVRHLVRVVDEA, from the coding sequence ATGGCTGAGAAGAAGAAGGGCAAGGCGATCACGATCGAGCAGATCGCCAGCCCCATCCGCCGCCCCAAGGAGCAGCGCGCGACGCTGATCGGCCTGGGGCTCAACAAACTGCGTCGCCGTTCGACGCTGGAGGACACGCCTTCGGTGCGCGGCATGATCGCGACGGTACGGCATCTCGTGCGCGTCGTCGACGAGGCCTGA
- a CDS encoding adenylate kinase: MRLILLGPPGAGKGTQAQILVEKFNIPQLSTGDMLRAAVRAQTDIGKKAKAVMDAGELVSDAIVNAIVAERIDQDDCAQGFILDGYPRTLAQADAVEAMLSERDLTLDAVVELVVDDKALVGRIVKRAEDARAAGQPVRKDDNPDVFEERLREYYKKTAPLTGYYYAKGKLRTVDGMASIEDVTRQIEKILAE, from the coding sequence ATGAGGCTTATACTTCTCGGGCCGCCGGGGGCGGGCAAGGGAACGCAGGCACAGATCCTGGTCGAAAAGTTCAACATTCCGCAGCTCTCCACGGGGGACATGCTGCGCGCAGCGGTGAGGGCGCAGACCGACATCGGCAAGAAGGCGAAAGCAGTCATGGATGCGGGAGAGCTCGTCTCAGACGCGATTGTGAATGCCATCGTGGCCGAGCGGATCGATCAGGACGACTGTGCCCAAGGCTTTATCCTCGATGGCTATCCGCGCACGCTGGCGCAGGCAGATGCGGTCGAGGCGATGCTTTCCGAGCGTGACCTCACGCTCGATGCGGTGGTCGAGCTCGTGGTTGACGATAAGGCATTGGTCGGCCGCATCGTCAAGCGGGCGGAAGACGCGAGGGCGGCCGGTCAGCCGGTGCGCAAGGACGACAATCCTGACGTGTTCGAGGAGCGTCTGCGCGAATATTACAAGAAGACGGCTCCCCTGACCGGCTACTACTACGCCAAGGGGAAGCTTCGCACCGTCGATGGAATGGCCTCGATCGAGGATGTGACGCGCCAGATCGAGAAGATTCTGGCGGAGTGA
- the rpsK gene encoding 30S ribosomal protein S11, translating to MAKEAARVRRRERKNISSGVAHVSSTFNNTMITITDAQGNAIAWSSAGAQGFKGSRKSTPFAAQVAAEDCARKAQEHGMRTLEVEVSGPGSGRESALRALQAAGFTITSIRDVTPIPHNGCRPRKKRRV from the coding sequence ATGGCCAAGGAAGCCGCGCGCGTTCGCCGTCGTGAACGCAAGAATATTTCGTCGGGCGTGGCGCACGTCAGCTCGACCTTCAACAACACCATGATCACCATCACCGATGCGCAGGGCAATGCGATCGCTTGGTCGTCCGCCGGTGCCCAAGGCTTCAAAGGGTCGCGCAAGTCCACTCCGTTCGCCGCCCAGGTCGCTGCCGAAGATTGCGCCCGCAAGGCGCAGGAGCACGGCATGCGCACGCTCGAGGTGGAGGTCTCCGGCCCGGGTTCAGGCCGTGAATCGGCGCTGCGTGCCTTGCAGGCGGCGGGCTTCACCATTACATCCATCCGCGATGTGACCCCCATCCCGCACAACGGATGCCGCCCGCGCAAGAAGCGCCGGGTCTAA
- the rplO gene encoding 50S ribosomal protein L15 has translation MKLNDLRDMDGATKARKRVGRGIGSGSGKTGGRGVKGQKSRSGVAIKGFEGGQMPLYRRLPKRGFTNIFGKDFNEVSLGRIQAAIDAKKLDAGETIDTAALLQAGVIRRAKDGVRILSGGELKAKVTLDVAGASKPAVEKIEKAGGSVKLPEKAG, from the coding sequence ATGAAACTCAACGATCTCAGGGATATGGATGGTGCGACCAAGGCGCGCAAGCGCGTCGGTCGCGGCATCGGCTCCGGCTCCGGCAAGACCGGCGGCCGCGGCGTGAAGGGCCAGAAGTCGCGTTCGGGCGTTGCCATCAAAGGGTTCGAAGGCGGGCAGATGCCGCTTTACCGGCGCCTGCCGAAGCGTGGCTTCACCAATATCTTCGGCAAGGACTTCAACGAGGTTTCGCTGGGCCGCATCCAGGCGGCGATCGATGCGAAGAAGCTCGATGCCGGCGAGACGATCGATACCGCCGCTCTCCTCCAGGCGGGCGTGATTCGCCGCGCGAAGGATGGCGTGCGCATCCTGAGCGGCGGAGAGCTCAAGGCGAAGGTGACGCTCGACGTCGCCGGTGCGTCGAAGCCCGCCGTTGAAAAGATCGAAAAGGCGGGTGGTTCGGTCAAGCTGCCGGAGAAGGCAGGCTAA
- the rpsE gene encoding 30S ribosomal protein S5 yields the protein MAQPRRDDRRERDERDSEFVDKLVHINRVAKVVKGGRRFGFAALVVVGDQKGRVGFGHGKAREVPEAIRKATESAKRDMIFVPLRSGRTLHHDIDGRHGAGRVLLRAAKPGTGIIAGGPMRAVFETLGVQDVVAKSLGSSNPYNMVRATFDALKHQMHPKDIAAQRGIKYSSLQARRGTAAGTEEQG from the coding sequence ATGGCACAGCCCCGCAGGGACGACCGCAGAGAGCGCGATGAGCGCGACAGCGAGTTCGTCGATAAGCTCGTTCACATCAACCGCGTCGCCAAGGTGGTCAAGGGCGGCCGCCGTTTCGGCTTCGCCGCACTCGTGGTCGTCGGCGACCAGAAGGGCCGCGTCGGCTTCGGGCATGGCAAGGCCCGCGAGGTCCCCGAGGCGATCCGTAAGGCCACCGAGAGCGCCAAGCGCGACATGATCTTCGTGCCGTTGCGCTCCGGCCGCACCCTTCATCACGATATCGACGGGCGCCATGGCGCAGGCCGTGTGCTGCTTCGCGCCGCCAAGCCCGGCACGGGCATCATCGCAGGCGGTCCCATGCGCGCCGTCTTCGAGACGCTCGGCGTTCAGGACGTTGTGGCGAAGTCGCTCGGGTCCTCCAACCCTTACAACATGGTTCGCGCCACGTTCGATGCGCTGAAGCACCAGATGCACCCGAAGGATATCGCCGCCCAGCGTGGCATCAAGTATTCGTCCCTGCAGGCGCGCCGCGGAACGGCCGCTGGAACGGAAGAACAAGGCTGA